GACCCGGCTCCTGAACGACCCAAGCATGAAGGCCTTCCTGAGCCAGCTCGACGACAAGCAGGAGCGGACCGTCGGCGACCTGATCGCTTTCATGAACTCCTTCAACCTCCGGTTCGGCCCGGCCGCCACGGAGCGGCAGATCCAGATCTACGAGCGCCTGGTCCCTGCCCTGGCCGCCGTGCGCGAATCCGCCGTCGCCACCCGAGCCGCCACAACCACCCCCGACGCCGACGGCTCCGGCCTCCGTTCCGCCGCCAGAAACGCCTTCCGAGGCATGAACTGGAGCGAACTCGACGCCCACGGCCGCGCTCGCTGAGCGTCGACGTCCTCTCCGATCCCACGAGCGCCGCGAGGCTCTCGTAGGATCGGGGTTCATGGCGATATCGGTGGCGCCGCCTCCTCGGCGACCATTGATTGAGTTGGCAGAGACGCATCGAAGAGGATACGGGGCGTCGATTCCGGGCCGCGCTTCAGGACGTCGAGAAACTCGTCCGTGTTGGCCACGCTCAGGTCCTCATAAGGCCTTCGGTGATAGGTCATAACGCTCACCCGACCCCCACTCAGATAACAGGAGACTCGCAGGCCGTAATGCAGGTCGGTGCAACCCTGCTCTTCCATCATCCGGCGGAGGGCGTCCTGGGTTGGAGGGTCGGTGAGCAAGGAAACGGCGGCGGCGAGGCCGGCGAACCCAGCCCCGACCCAGCTTTCCTCCAACACCATACGGACGACTTCGAACTCTTCACCCGATATGGGGTCGTCCATCGCCGCCTGGTCCAGCGAATGGAGATGCCAGGGGATAACGACGATCAGAGCCGAGAGGACGACGTAAACGAGCGACCCTGATCGATGGGCGACGCCCCTCCTCATACCGAAGCTCGAATTATGAAAGCGCATGGGGACCCCTCCTGACGCAGCGTTGCGTCGGCGTCTTTCCACCCGAACTCGGTTCGGATCAACACCTCACGAAGAGGGCTCTGAAGCCTCTATTGGGCGTTCAGAGCGGTCGTTCTCACGCGGAGGCTTAGTGCTAAGCAGATCAACCGCCTCATCACGGAAACGTCTTTGTTCGTCGTCGTCCAAGTTGATCCCGGCGAGCGCCATGTCGAAACAGCTTCGGGCTCTTGCCTCGTCGCCGCTCGGTTTCGTCTCAAAGGACAATGCGAAATCCGAGGCCAGCCAGCTTCAGTGGATCTTCCGGAATTCCGAATTTACGGCCATGCCCAGGCTGCTGGGGAGCCAGGCCTTGGTGTCGCGCCTATGTCGTTGAGCCATGGTAGGGACAAGGGAGTCGGTGACCCCAGCGCTATATCATTTCGAATCGCGCTGGCGTTCGCCCTTTCTGGCTTCGGCCCCTACTGAAGCTGCAAGACAGAAAGTCGGCAGGTCCCGGGTTGGTCGCCGCCTCGATCATGCGAGCTTGGGATTTCTCTCGAGGGGAGCGATCACAATTGTCGGTCGTGCACCACATTTCTAGATGAAGCCGCCTTTTGCGAGCAGCGTCGACGCGTCGCCGGAGATCGGGAGAGACGCGAGAAGATCGATGGAAAATCGACCAAACGAACCCAACGCGCGGGGACCGTGGCTAACTCTAATAGCCTTTCCAGCAAGCGACTTATGGAGTTCGCTCTCGCATCAGGAGCGCGCGGGCGAACCCAATCGAACCCGCCTTCAGGTCACTTGTCGTACAGGTCGTCGATGTTGAAGCCGGGGGGGATCTGGTTGACCTGAATCGAGTGGGAGTCGCCCGGGACGTAGCCGCGATCTTCGTTGACGATGGTGCTCTGAACATCCTCCGGGTCGTCGGGCTCGACGAGGCGGGTCGGGAGCGGAGGTGCGGTGGTCGGCTTGGGTGTGGTGGGCCGAGGTCCGGAGACGCTCGGGATTCTCACCGTCGGCGGGCCGGGCGGTTTGGGGGGAGCCGTTGAGGCGGGAGCGGACAACGGGGCCGGCGGCGAGGCGGCCTCGGGTGTGGAGGTGGGAGCAGGAGTGGGATGAGCGTCCTTGGACGATTCCGAGGGCGGCAGCGAGGGCTGGGTGCGGGCGATTGAGGACATCGGCTTGTGAGAGTCCGACAGCAGGTGGCCGCCGTCGAAGCGCTCGCCGATGTAGTGGCGACGGACCTCGGCATTGTTGAGGATCTGCTCGCGGTCGCCGTAAGCAAAGACGCGGCCTTCACGGATGACGTAGCAGCGGTCGGTGACTTCCAGGGTCTCGCGGAACTGGTGGTCGGTGAGGAGGATCCCGATGTGGAACGTGTCGACGAGGTCGCGGATCTGCTCCTGGATCTCGCCGACCGTCTTGGGGTCAATGCCCGCGAACGGCTCGTCGAGCATGATCAGCTTGGGGTCGGTGATCAGAGCGCGAGCGATCTCGGTACGACGACGCTCGCCGCCGGAGACCATGTGGGCCTTCGTGTGGCGGATCTTGTTCAGGCCGAACCGATCCATCAGGTCGTTCAGGCGGTCCTTCTTCTGCTTGCGGGACATGTCCCGCCGCGTCTCCAGGATCGCCATCAGGTTCTGCTCGACGGTCAACTGGCGGAAGACGCTGGAGTCCTGGGCCAGATATCCCATCCCCGCGCGGGCGCGGAGGTACATCGGCAGCCGGGTGACGTCGCGGCCGTCGAAGACGACGGAGCCCCCGTCGGCGTCGATCAGGCCGATCGTCATGCGGAAGCTCGTCGTCTTGCCCGCTCCGTTGGGGCCGAGAAGGCCGACGACCTCGCCCTGGTCGACGTCGAACTCGACGCCGTTGACCACCTGGCGACGGCCGTACCACTTCTCCAGGCCACGGACTTCCAGCAGGGCCATCGCTCGATCCTCCGTGATCGCGAGGGGTTGCGCTCGGGCTTTTCGCTTCGGCGGCCAATCCGCCCCGGGTCACCGAATCCAGCGCATCCGCTCGAAGTACGGGCGGAAGGGGATCCGGAAGTCGCGGTTGCTGGTCAGGTTGGGACCGAACGGAACGCCGTGGGGCCAGTAGACGTAGAACGCCTTGCCGGTGACCAGGCTGCGAGGAACCTCCCAGGACTTGCGATCGAAGACGTCCCAGGCCCGGTCGCTCGAATCCCAGCCGCGGCTGTCCTTGCTCCGAGGGCTGTTGTCCCCCATCATCATGAACCGATCCGAGCCCAGCTCGTACTCCTCCTTGCCCACCTTCGCCAGGTTCGGGAACCGGGCAGGGTCGGAGAGGAAATCGAACAGCTCGGAAGGTCGCCGGGGCTCCCGATCATCCCAGACCGAGGCGTAATCGGTATAACCCGGCGTCTGGGTATAGTAGATATCGCGTTTCAGGACAAGGTCGCTCGCCGTGACGATTGCGCCTCGGGCGGAGATAGCCGCCGGCGAGAGATCGGCCGAGGTGGGGACCGGGACCTCGTCCCCACGGTCGAACTCGGCACCCTGACCCCCGACGGCGCGACCGTCGATCAGCAGGGTCAGGCGGTCGTCGACGTTCCCGAACTCCAGCCGACGCTTCCCAGCCCCGATCATGGGCGTGTCGAACTCAGCCAAGGTCTCCTCGCCCCGGACGAAGCGGCCCTTCCCGGTGCCGACGTCGATTGCGGCGAAGTGTCGGACGCCCCCCTTGACCAGTTCCAGACGCACCTCTCCCTTCTCGGAGTGGACTTCCAGATCGGCCGCGAGGGTCAGGTCGCCGACCCAGTGCGGCTGAAGCCAGGCGTTTCGGGTGTCGCCCCGGGTCTGGGTCAGGTCGGAGTTCTCGGCGGGCAGGTTGGTGTTGTACGAGTAAAAGTCGGTAATCAGGGTCGCCCGGGGAGGATGGGTCGGAGTCCGATCGTTGAGGAGCGCCTCCCATTGTTCGGGCTCGGCGACCAGGTGGCGATATCGGAGGTCCGACCAGTCCTCCGTCGGCTTTTCGATCCTGTAGATACTCTTGCCCGGCTCGACAACCGCCCAGCCCTGTTCGGCCGGGCTCCAGCGTCGCCATTCGGCGCGGTCGCGCAGGGAACGGGCCTGATGGGCGTCTTCGTAGACGGCGATCTGCATGCTCCGGAGGTGGTCCATCGGCTTGCGCTGGAGCTTGAATTCGGAGCCGTCCGGGGGCTTGATGTAGATGTCGCCGTGATGGACGCGAATGGTCTCGCCGGGGAGGCCGATGAGCCGCTTGATGTAGCTGACCTCGGGCTCTTCGGGGTATCGGAAGACGACGACGTCGAACCGTTCCGGCGGCGAGGCCCCGGGAAGGAACGGCAGGTCGTAGGGGAACATCGAGACCAGGATCCGGTCCCCCTTGTAGCTGGGTTCGGCGTCGAGTCGGGTCGTCTGGTTGCGGCAGTTGACGCAAACCCCGGAGTAGACGGAGCGCAGCGGTCCGAAGCCCTCGATCTCCTCCGAAGCGTTCACGGCGAAGGTGAAGCCGCACTGGGGGCAAGTCACCTCCTTGTGCCGGCCCATGAGCGTGGGGGCCATCGAACCCGTTGGGATGACGAAAGCCTGGGCCTCGAAGCCCCGGACGAGGAGGGCGGCCACCGCGGCGACGACGAGGGCCTCAACGGTCTCCCGGAGGCTGTCGCTGGAGCGTTTGGCCGGCTGGGAGTCGAGGGTTCCCGGAGCCGGGCGAGCGGCGGTGGGGGCAGGGTTCGAGGCGGCGGTCCGTCCCATGTGATTCGGGTCTCGTGGGCGGTGGGTGGTGGGCTGTCCCAGCCGGCATTGGGTGCGGGAGGGGCCGTTAGTGAATGTAACGAATTCGCCGAGGATCCGGAATCCAATACAACGATCGGCCGAAGACCTCAAGCGAGACGACCCGGCCGGGAAGATGCACGAGAAACGGCTTTCCCAGGAACAACTCGCGCCGGACGACCGGGCCCTGCGGCCAGAACCGCGAGTCGTTCGAGACCGGGCTGTTGTCGCCGAGGACGAAGTATTCCCCGTCCTTCAAAGGGTACGCCTCCAGGACGCCGTTCGGCCGCCGATTCGCGAGGTTCTGGGCGTTCGTGTAGTAGACGTCGCGATAGACCTTCAACTCCGGGACCAGCAGCGAGCCTCCCCGAACGCCCAGGGCGATCGGCGATTCGTCGTTCCAGGGGGAGTCGGTCGGGTCGTCGTAGTCGAGCGGCTCGAACAGGAGCGAGCCGTCGACGCTCGCCAGCAGACGGCCGTCAAAGATCGAGGCTTCCACGGTATGCGGGGCCTCGGAATGGGCCATCGGGTTGGACCTCACGAAGACCTTCTGCAAGGATCCATTGCGGGTCACCTCGACTGGTCCGTCGACCCCGACCGGAATCCGGACGACGAAGCGATCGCCCGCCGACCGAAGGCTCAGCGCGATCGATTGGACGCCCGGGCCAGGCTGCACGCGGGCTTCCAGGCCGACGTCATGAACGGGGTTGTCGGAGCGGCCGTCGGCTCCGTTGTAGCCGTAGTAGTCACGAATCGGGGCGTAACGCTCGAGCGAAGGGTCCCAGTTTCGATAGACGACCCAGTCGTCGGCGTCGGAGGTTCCACTCGCCGGGTCGTGACGGAAGCCCTCGGGCGTCCGGCTCCAGCCGGTGGCCTCGGGGCGGAGCGAGGCCCCTCTGCGATACGACCAGCGCGGGTAACGGTCGGAGTCGGCTGGGGAGTACCGGCTGTCGTGGACCAGGATCCGCATGGCGCGGACGTCTTCCAACCGCTTCTTCGCCGGCTCGCCGTCGATCCAGACGTCGCCGCGGACGATCCGAACCGACTCGCCCGGGAGGCCCACCACGCGTTTGACGTAAGCCTGCGAGGGGTCGCCGGGATAGTGGAAGACGGCGACCTCCCAGCGCTCCGGAGCGCGGAAGTCGTAGAGGAACTTCTGAA
The nucleotide sequence above comes from Paludisphaera rhizosphaerae. Encoded proteins:
- the lptB gene encoding LPS export ABC transporter ATP-binding protein; protein product: MALLEVRGLEKWYGRRQVVNGVEFDVDQGEVVGLLGPNGAGKTTSFRMTIGLIDADGGSVVFDGRDVTRLPMYLRARAGMGYLAQDSSVFRQLTVEQNLMAILETRRDMSRKQKKDRLNDLMDRFGLNKIRHTKAHMVSGGERRRTEIARALITDPKLIMLDEPFAGIDPKTVGEIQEQIRDLVDTFHIGILLTDHQFRETLEVTDRCYVIREGRVFAYGDREQILNNAEVRRHYIGERFDGGHLLSDSHKPMSSIARTQPSLPPSESSKDAHPTPAPTSTPEAASPPAPLSAPASTAPPKPPGPPTVRIPSVSGPRPTTPKPTTAPPLPTRLVEPDDPEDVQSTIVNEDRGYVPGDSHSIQVNQIPPGFNIDDLYDK
- the lepB gene encoding signal peptidase I — protein: MGRTAASNPAPTAARPAPGTLDSQPAKRSSDSLRETVEALVVAAVAALLVRGFEAQAFVIPTGSMAPTLMGRHKEVTCPQCGFTFAVNASEEIEGFGPLRSVYSGVCVNCRNQTTRLDAEPSYKGDRILVSMFPYDLPFLPGASPPERFDVVVFRYPEEPEVSYIKRLIGLPGETIRVHHGDIYIKPPDGSEFKLQRKPMDHLRSMQIAVYEDAHQARSLRDRAEWRRWSPAEQGWAVVEPGKSIYRIEKPTEDWSDLRYRHLVAEPEQWEALLNDRTPTHPPRATLITDFYSYNTNLPAENSDLTQTRGDTRNAWLQPHWVGDLTLAADLEVHSEKGEVRLELVKGGVRHFAAIDVGTGKGRFVRGEETLAEFDTPMIGAGKRRLEFGNVDDRLTLLIDGRAVGGQGAEFDRGDEVPVPTSADLSPAAISARGAIVTASDLVLKRDIYYTQTPGYTDYASVWDDREPRRPSELFDFLSDPARFPNLAKVGKEEYELGSDRFMMMGDNSPRSKDSRGWDSSDRAWDVFDRKSWEVPRSLVTGKAFYVYWPHGVPFGPNLTSNRDFRIPFRPYFERMRWIR
- the lepB gene encoding signal peptidase I, translated to MDDTPTISPVSPEVDDASAPGVLRQTVELLVALCVGVLLFRTFSAEAYVVPTGSMAPTLLGHHRELTCPNCKFVFDVGLDDESPLPRPACPNCGRAGFDDLPVVACNGDRVLVQKFLYDFRAPERWEVAVFHYPGDPSQAYVKRVVGLPGESVRIVRGDVWIDGEPAKKRLEDVRAMRILVHDSRYSPADSDRYPRWSYRRGASLRPEATGWSRTPEGFRHDPASGTSDADDWVVYRNWDPSLERYAPIRDYYGYNGADGRSDNPVHDVGLEARVQPGPGVQSIALSLRSAGDRFVVRIPVGVDGPVEVTRNGSLQKVFVRSNPMAHSEAPHTVEASIFDGRLLASVDGSLLFEPLDYDDPTDSPWNDESPIALGVRGGSLLVPELKVYRDVYYTNAQNLANRRPNGVLEAYPLKDGEYFVLGDNSPVSNDSRFWPQGPVVRRELFLGKPFLVHLPGRVVSLEVFGRSLYWIPDPRRIRYIH